The following are encoded in a window of Ruficoccus amylovorans genomic DNA:
- a CDS encoding phosphohydrolase, whose translation MNSQRKGDWMQTWSGIRFYPLDPRPEDILIEDIAHALAHICRFGGHVCAFYSVAQHSIMVSDALPDELALDGLLHDATEAYLGDVVRPLKLSLPQYVEAEQKLEAMIAEKFGLKFPMHEAVKDVDNRALFAERRDLFKIHRDWGWSVEPLPRLILPWSPEEAEREFLGAFTALTCDHEWETIDGSFSHAFGTESIVYERCKLCGKERSHEPPTDE comes from the coding sequence GTGAATAGCCAACGCAAGGGCGATTGGATGCAGACCTGGTCCGGTATCCGCTTCTACCCGCTCGACCCGCGACCGGAGGACATCCTTATCGAGGACATTGCCCACGCGCTAGCCCACATTTGCCGCTTCGGTGGCCATGTGTGCGCGTTTTACAGTGTGGCCCAGCACTCAATCATGGTCAGCGATGCCCTGCCAGATGAGCTTGCCTTGGACGGCCTGCTTCATGACGCAACCGAGGCTTATCTCGGAGACGTGGTTCGCCCGCTCAAGCTCAGCCTGCCGCAGTACGTTGAGGCAGAGCAAAAGCTTGAGGCCATGATTGCCGAAAAGTTCGGGTTGAAATTCCCAATGCATGAGGCCGTCAAGGATGTCGATAACCGCGCCCTTTTTGCTGAACGCCGCGACCTGTTCAAGATTCATCGAGACTGGGGTTGGAGCGTTGAACCGCTTCCAAGGTTGATACTTCCATGGAGCCCCGAGGAAGCCGAACGGGAGTTCCTCGGGGCCTTTACGGCCCTGACGTGCGACCACGAATGGGAAACCATCGACGGCTCGTTTAGCCATGCCTTCGGCACCGAAAGCATCGTCTACGAGCGCTGCAAACTCTGCGGGAAAGAGCGCAGCCATGAACCCCCAACTGATGAGTGA
- a CDS encoding DUF1643 domain-containing protein, which translates to MNNPCIFSPGRKYRYMLKHRWDELMPENTLLWIGLNPSTADENVLDPTLRRIKAFSVREGYSAFIMCNLFAFRATNPKDMLAQSDPVGPWNDGHILDFLAACRGKVVACWGTDGNHHNRAEIVMRLLRLHSAEILCLGRNLNKTPKHPLYVKGDAPLVPYKLGK; encoded by the coding sequence ATGAATAACCCCTGCATCTTCTCCCCTGGGCGCAAATACCGCTACATGCTCAAGCATCGCTGGGACGAGCTCATGCCCGAAAACACCCTGCTATGGATCGGACTCAACCCGTCCACCGCCGACGAGAACGTACTCGATCCCACCTTGCGCCGTATCAAGGCCTTCTCCGTCCGCGAGGGCTATTCGGCCTTCATCATGTGCAACCTCTTCGCCTTTCGGGCCACGAACCCCAAGGACATGCTCGCCCAGTCTGATCCGGTCGGCCCGTGGAATGACGGCCATATCCTCGATTTTCTGGCTGCCTGTCGGGGTAAGGTCGTCGCCTGCTGGGGTACGGACGGCAATCACCACAACCGAGCAGAGATCGTCATGCGCCTGCTTCGCCTTCACAGCGCCGAGATTCTTTGCCTCGGCCGTAACCTCAACAAGACGCCCAAGCATCCGCTCTACGTAAAGGGCGATGCGCCGCTGGTGCCCTACAAGCTGGGGAAATAA